DNA from bacterium:
CGTACGCCCCGGAGCCATCGATCTGGCTGCCGAGGCTCGCGCATCCGGCCTCGATGTCCTCGTGCAGCACGACGGGACCGCGGCGCTGGTCGTGGGAGACGTCGAGGCTTCGGAACTACTCGAGTTGCCCGGGGTGAGCGGCGAAACGGCCATCGCTCCGGGTGTCTATGTGGTCTGGGGAGACGAAGGTCAGCAGTTCGGAATCGATTGGGGGCTCAAGGCGCAACACGGCAGTCCGCGCACCGCCGGACAGCTCGCCGTCGTCGGTGGGGGACACCCGCGTGTCGCCGAACTCGCGCGCTGGGTCGAAGCCGGACCTCCACCGGCCGCGGCCTGGGCGGATCGCGTGGCGGATCTGCTCGATCTGCCGGATCGCCGCAGTTGAGGACCGGGGACCGCACCCAGATGGCCAGACGGATGGCTGCGGCTCGCTGGCACTAGGCCCCTGGAGCCGATAAGCTCCGCCCCACCATGGCACTCGGATCAAAAAGATCGAAAGAAGACAAGCAGATTTTGCGCCTCGGACTCCCGAAGGGCTCACTCCAGGACAACACTGCGGCGCTTTTCGAGCGCGCCGGTTATCGCCTGAGCTTTCCGGAGCGTTCGCTGTTTCCAACCGTCGACGATGATGAGATGGAATGCGTGCTGATCCGAGCTCAGGAGATGGCTCGCTACGTCGAAGAAGGTGTGCTGGACGCCGGTATCACCGGTCACGACTGGATCGTCGAGAACCGCGCAAAGGTGACTCAGCTCGCGGACCTGAAGTACTCCAAGCAGAGCTTCCGCCCCACGCGCTGGGTGCTGGCCGTACCCGAAGATTCCAAGATCAAGAAGGTGAGCGACCTGCAGGACAAGCGCATCGCGACCGAAGCGGTGGGGCTGGTGAAGACCTGGCTCAAGAAGCACGGTGTAAAAGCCAAGGTGGAGTTCTCCTGGGGTGCGACTGAAGTCAAGCCGCCGCTGCTGGCAGATGCGATCGTCGACGTGACCGAGACCGGTTCTTCGTTGCGTGCGAACAAACTGCGGATCGTCGATACGCTCATGGAAAGCACGCCGCGCCTGATCGCCAACAAGGACGCCTACAAGGATCCCTGGAAGCAGCGCAAGCTCGATCGTCTGGCGCTGATGCTCAACGGCGCGATCAACGCGGCCGGCAAGGTCGGGTTGATGTTGAACGCACCCTCGACGCATCTGCCCAAGGTTCTGGATCTCTTGCCCGCGCTCGCATCCCCCACGATTTCGCCCCTGGCGGACGGCAAGATGGTCGCGGTCAATACGATCATCGAAGAGGCGCTGGCGCGCGATCTGATGGCGGATCTCTTCGAGGCGGGCGCGACCGGAATCGTCGAGTTTCCGGTCAACAAGATCCTGCTCTAACGCCACTGGGCGGCGCGGTCGCCTAGCCTGTTCCCCACAGTATACCGGGAACACGAAGCGTCGACCAGACTGACAATCTCGCTCTACCTGGGTTATCTCCCGAATCATGTCGCGCATAGGTCTCGGGATCGATTTCGGTACGTCCAATTCTTCGGTCGCCCTCTTCGACGGTCGGAACACGGAGTACCTGCGCGTCGACGAAGGGGATCTACCCGAGGTGATGCCCAGCGCGCTCTACCTGAATTCCGCGCTCGAGGCGGAGGTCGGAAGCAACGCGATCTCGGCCTATATGCGCGAGAACGCTGGGCGCGTCGTGAACCTGACGCAGGAGAACGTCGGTAACATCGAAGTGACGGTCTCCGGCGGTGACAACATCCAGGGGCCGAAGGAAGAAGGTGGGGCGATCACCGATTCCTATGACGTCCACGCCTACACCGATCGCGATATGCCGGGCCGGCTGTTTCGCAGTGTGAAACGCTGGCTGGGAGACGCATCTCTGGAGCGTGTTCGCGTTTTCGACTCCCGCTACCGGATCGTGGCTCTCTTGACGCCGATGCTCACCAGCCTGCGCGAGGCCGCCGACGAGGGCAGGGCGGAGCGCCCCGCGAACATCTGGGTGGGGCGCCCCGTGCATTACGAGGGGCGCAGTCAGGAGGCCGATGAGGTGGCTGTCGAGCGCATGCTCGAAGCTTGTGGTTATGCCGGTCTGGCCGACGTCACGCTCTACCCCGAGCCGTTGGCCGCGGTGCGCAGCTATTTGCACCGGGTTCCGGCCCGCACCGGTGAAACCGTACTGACGTTCGATTTTGGCGGCGGTACGCTCGACCTCACGGTTGTGCGCGTGTCGGATTCGGGCTTTGACATCCTGGCGACCCACGGGATCGGCCTGGGAGGCGACGCGATCGACCGCTTGATCTACCGCACCCGAGTGTTTCCCGAACTGGGGGAGGGCGCGCTGATTCCGACGCCCGTCGACGATCAGTTCAAGGAACTCGCCTTCCCCTTCCGCGAATTCGGGGAGCGTCTGCTCAACTGGCCTCTGGCCTACGAACTCAATCGACCCGATCTGCGCGAGCAGATCCTGCAGGCTGCGAAATCGCGTGGAGACGTCGGCCGGCGCTTTGCCCGCCTGTACGATCTGGTCACTTTGAATCACGCCTACCGCGTCTTCCAGGCGATCGAGCGGGCGAAGGTCGAGCTGTCTTCGTGCGATCGCACCACTCTTTCGATTCCAGAGATCGATCTCGAACTGGAGTTGCGCCGCGATGCGTTCACGCGCCTGCTCGAGCCGGTTCTTGCGGAAATCGCTCACACTATCGAGACGGTGTTGGAGCAGGCCGGCGTTGAGCCGAAGGCGATTGGCGTCGTGGTGCGCACCGGAGGATCGGCGCGGATTCCCGCGGTGATCGATCAGCTCACGCAGATCTTTCCCGGCAAGGTCGTCGAGCACGATGCGTTCACCGGGATTGCGGCGGGGCTGGCGATTTCGAGCTACGAGAGCGGCGCGTAGTCTCCCGGCGTTCCCCGCTTCTGCCGGTCCTTTGCGCTTTCGGCCCAGGCCAAAGAAAAACCCGGTTGGAAGCGATGCTTCCAGCCGGGTTCCGATTCCGTCTGACGGTCCGGGTTCGAGCCCCGCTACCTCGTCATTTCCCGCAGGCCACTGGCTTCCCATTCCTTGGAAAGCTGCTGGAGCTTGCGGTTGAATTCGTCGAAATCATCGTCGAACGAAAGGATGATCTCGGTCGTGCGCGGGATGTCGTCGCCAGAAAGCAGTCCGCGATAGCGGTTGAGATTGGCGAGGATGGCTTCGGCGACCTTGAGCGCGCGCTTCTCGGTCTTGATCAGCGGCGACTGCAGAGTGTAGACGTTGTTGCGGCCCCAGAGACTCTCGTCGCGAACGATCGCGATCTCTCGGTAGATGCCGTGGATCGGGTCGAAGTTGTACTCGACGCGGACCTCTTTGAAGATGTCGGAGTTGCCGGTGTAAAAGCCTCGCTCCTTCTCGACCTTGCCCAGCTGGCGGCAGCGGGGGCAGTAGAAGGTGTCACCGTGGTTGAGCAAGAAAACGCCCTTGGCGTAATCCTCGCACTCAGTGTTCTCGCAGTAACCGACCCCGCGCTTCATTCGTGCCATCTGACTGGATCTCCCAAGGCCTTCCCGGCCTGTCTGCTCGACTGTCCTGCGGCGCTGTCCCGAGTTCCAGCGTGGCTGAGACACTTTCTCAGATGTCGTTGCTGCCCTGCGGCGCAACCAACTCAAACTGAGAAGTTCTCCCAACCTCATCCTGCCGCCCCCCGCAGCTGGAACACGTCCGCACCGATGTGAACTGAATCCAACTTTCGTGCCAGATCGAGCATGCCGCTCGATGGTCGCTTTGAAATCGCCTGTTTGGCTGCCTGATCTGCCGTGCCATTGCCTTCTCGAGAAGTAGGCTTGTTGCCAGAGTGGTGGGTCACCCGCCTCCTCGAATGAGAAGTCGACTCCCCACCCCCTCCCAGAGGCGCAGAACAAAGGTGTGGATCGCTACAGATCGAGCCCCATCCTGGATCTGCGGAATCCGCAGTTGCGCAGGAATGAAAAGGCCGGGGTAGGAGGGGACGTGAAGAGCACTCGTTCTCGCAAATAGTCAGTGGAAAGCCGTGATCGCGACTGCCCAGTACGATTAATCCCCGAGCGCTCCGCTTTGTCAACTGTTCTGTGCAAAGCGCCAAAACAGCCGCGAAGGCGAGGGGTTGAAGCCGCCCTGAAACTCGCGGTCAAGCACATTCTAGGGGCCGAGATCGGCCTGTGCAAAACTCTTCCGGATTTCAGGCTGCGGGTCGGACCCCTCAGGGACCGATCAGATCCTCGGATCTTCCTCTCCCAGCTCTTTTCGCAGCTCCGAGCGACGCGCGCGCAGGTGCAACTCGTAGCCCGCGAGCGTGACCAGGACCGTTGCGTAGGCCGCGATGACCCAGGCCATCACGCGCCTCCCTGCAGATCGCGCAGCAGCAGGCGCTCGTCCAGGCGCGCGATTTCGAGGCGCCGCGCGGCCAGGTATCCGAAACAAAGGACGTAGGCCAGCATGCCGACCGCCAGGGTCTGGGACATCTCGGCCGGCAGCCCCGCGCGCGCGGGGTTGCTCGGGTGCAGGGTGCTGCCCTTCGCGATGTCGACTGCGAAATACACGAAGGGAATCGCGGCTGTGCCGAGGATTCCGTAGATCGAAGTGAAGGTTCGGGCCGTGTCGCTGCCAAACGTCAATCCGCGCAGGAACAGGTAGGCAACGTAGACGAACCAGAGTACGAGCGCGGAGGTCAGACGAAGGTCCCAGACCCACCAGTGTCCCCAGATGGGTTTCGCCCAGATCGGCCCGGTGATCAGGCCGAGCGTGCAAAAGACGATGCCGACCTCGGCCGCGGCCAGCGCGAAGTGGTCCCATTGTTCCTTGCGCGAAACCAGGTAGCCGATGCCGCCGACCGCCGTGAGTGCAAAGCCCAGGTAGGCGGGAGGCCAGCACGGGACGTGGGCGTAAAAGATCTTCTGAGGCAGGCCCTGGACCTTTTCCAGCGGCGCGTAGAAACCGGCCATGGCCAGCCAGGCCGCGCCTGCGAACAGCGCCAGGAAACCGACCATCCGGGTGGCATCGCTGCGTTCGGCCTCGCCCAGCGCAAGCCGGATCAGCCAGGCGACGATCGCCAGAAGCGTCAGCGTGAACAGGGCGTAGAGCGCGCCGGTCATGGCTTGTCAGTCCTCCAGAACGTAGTCGAACACGAAGAACCCGATCAGGACGAAGACCCAGTCGTAGAGCGCGAGCGCACCCCACCAGGTTCCCGGGATACTGCCACCGTCGAGTGCGATGGACGTCATGCGCGAGGCGATCACCACCACGGGCAGCACAAGCGGAAAAAGCAGGATCGGCAGCAGGAACTCGCGGAAGCGCACCGAGATCGCAACACCCGACAAGAGTGTTCCCTGCGCCGTCAGGCCCGCGCAACCCAGTACGCAGATCCCCAGCGCCTGCGGAAACGCGGCGGGCCAGCTCACGTTCAAGAAGACCGTGAAGAGCAGGCCGGTCCAGAGCGCGACCGCGATCAGTGCGATCAGATTTGCAGCGGCCTTGCCCAGGAAAACCCAGCCGCGATCACAGGGCACCTGGTTCAAGAGCGCGACTGCACCCGATTCGCTTTCCGATTGAAACGAGCGCGCCAGTCCGAGCAGCGAGGTCAGCAACATCACGACCCACATCAGGGCCGGGACCCAGGCTCGGCGCGCAGCTTCGGACGACGGCAGGGCGATCGAGAGCAGAGTCGCGATCAGTGCAGCGAACACCGCCATGTGTCCGAAGCGATCCTTGCTGCGCAGATCGAGCAGCAGGTCCTTGCGCAGCACGGCCAGGGCGACGCGGGGTCCCGTCATGTCTCGAGCAGACCCGTTTCGAAGGACGTCAAGCGTCCGGCCTCGATCGACAGTCGCACATCGAAGAGGTCGGAGAGTTCGGTGACCGCGTGCGCAGCAACCAAAGTAGTGGCACCGGCTTCGCGGCGCGCATCAAGCACCTGGACGAGCTTGCGCGAAGCGGCCGCGTCCAGACCGTTCCAGGGTTCGTCCAGGAGCAGGAGTTCGGGTTCGCAGAGCAGGGTGCGCGCGAGTCCGGCGCGCCGCTGGTAGCCCAGCGAAAGAGTCCGCACCTTGCGCTGGGTCCATCCCACCAGACCCAGGTCCGAGACGACCTTTCGAACGCGTTCGCTCTGCAATCCGTGCAGTTGCGCCCCGAACTGAAGGTTTTCCTCGATGCTCAGATCGCCGTAGAGGCCGGACTGAGCACCCAGATAACCCACCTGTCCGCGAATCGAGGAACCGCCGCTCGCGAACGGGTCGCCGCCCAGGATCTCGACCTGACCACTGCTGGGGCGAGTGAGCATGCCCAGTACGCGCAATAGCGTGCTCTTGCCCGCGCCGTTGGGTCCGGCGACCAGGGCAATCGATCCGCGAGACAGTTCGAAGCTTACGCCGGACAGCGCCGCGATCCGCTCATAGCGTTTGTCGAGAGCTTCGACGCGGACGCTGATCTCGCTCAAAGTTCTGTGCCGCACCCGCCGCAGAAGCGGTCGTCCGGCCTCGCTTCGCGACCGCAACTACACACCCGGAGCGTGTCGGCGCTTGTCTTGCCTGGGTTCGATCCCGATCGGGTGACGCCGCGTTCGCGGGCGAGTGCGCGAGCCGCTTCGTGTCGCAGTTCTTCGCGAAGCCGGTCGCGATCTTCTTCCGATAGTTTCGCGGTCTCGAAGTCGTGTTCCAGATCGCGCAAGGCGGCCCTGAGGGCGTCGCTGTGCCGCTGCTCGTCGTCATCGGGCAGGCGCACCACCTTGCCGTCTCCTCCGGCCTCTGCGATCGGTTGGCCCACCAGGAAGAGAAGTCCACCGGCCAGCAGGGCGACCAGGCCCGCGATCAGGCCATCGGCGGGGGCCTGATCGGATGCCAGCGGTTCGATGCGCACGCGGCTCACTTGTCCGGGGGGCAGATCGAAGCCCACGAAGCCCAGATAGAACACATCGTCCTGGCGTGCAGGCTGGGCCGGGTGCAGGCCATCGGCCGTGACCTCGATGCCGAAGTCGCGCACGTACAGGCGCAAGCTGTCCACGCGATCGGGGAAGCGCAATTCGGTTTCCAGCAGCGCCGAGTCGTCGCCCAGGTCGAAGGCGAAGTTGACCCGCAGGCCCTCTTCGCCCGGCATGACGGGTCCGCGGACCTCGACGACCTCGCCCGCGATCGTGACTCCCTTGGGAAGCTTGCCGAAGGGCAGTTTGAGTTCCGAGTACCCGGCGGGCAGGGGAAGGCGAATTGCGGGAGGATCGTTCGGGTCGATCTGCACCATCATCGCGCTCGAGTTCGCAATCGACACGTTCACATCGACTCGGTAGACACCGGCCTCGCGCTCGAAGACCCATTGCATCGAGTTGATCGAAAGCGCACTCGCATCTTCGCTGCGGTCGAAAACATGGATCACGACCGGGTCTGCGGATTCCGGCTCGCCCGGTCGGAAGATCGCAGTGCCTCCTGGAAACACCACGCCCGCGAAGATGGCCCGCAAGAGATAGGCGGCGGGCGCCGGCAGGTCGTCGAAGCGGAAGTGCCCGTCGCTGTCGCTACGCGTTCTGCGCTCGATCGTGTCGCTATTGGGATCGCCGCTGATGCCGAGGGCCAGGATCTCCAGGTTTTCGACGGCTTCCGGTCGCGTGGAGTGCAGAACTCGCCCCTCCACGACCGCTGCCGAAACACTTCCCGCCCCGATCCAACTCAGGCAGAGCGCGATCAGGGTGGCGCCGATTGTGCGGAAGGTTCCAGGCGTTGCGGGGATCACGTTCTCGCTCCCGCGCCGCTCCCGCGCCGCTTGAAGGGCCACAGCAGTATCGTATTGCCGAATACCAGCACGAAGCCACCAATCCAGATCCAGTTGACCAGCGGATTGATGTAGACCTTCACCGCGATCGACTGATCGGGCTGAAGTCCCGCAAGGATCACGTAGAAATCTTCGCGAAGGTTGCTGGCGATGGCCGGAATCGTGGTCGGTTGTTCCTGCTGAAAGTACATGCGCTTCTCGGGCAAGAGCACACCGACGGGTTTCCCCTGGTCTTTCAAGGCGAGACGCGCGACCGCTCCCGCGTAGTGCGCGTGCCGAACCGGTCGCACCTGGCGGTACTCGAGACTGTATCCGCTCACCTCCCAGGTTTCGCCGGGCTTCAGCAGTCGGGTCTCTTCGGAGTTGAACGAGGCTCCGGCGAATCCGATGAACATGAGCACGATGGCCAGGTGCACGATGTAGCCGCCGTAACGGCGCTGATTGCGCCGGATCAGGCCGAGTGCGGCCTGCAGTGAGTTCTCGCCGCGGCGGCGTCGCGCGCGGATGCCGCGCTGGTATTCCTCGACGATGGTAGCGATCACCCAGGCGCAGAGCGCCAGGAAGGACACCGGGTAGAACTCACGTACGCCGACCGCGAGTGTCCCGACCACGGTCGCAAGGGTGATCACCGCCGGCCACAGGAAACTCTTGCGCAGGTTGATCCAGGTCGCCCGGCGCCAGGCGATCAGCGGTCCGACGCCGGTCAGGAAGAGCATGAAGATCGCCAGGGGACCCGAGTAGCGCTGGAAGAACGGCGGTCCGATCTGGGTGCGCACGCCCGTCAGCGATTCCGAGAATACCGGGTACAAGGTTCCGAAGAACACGATCGCCAGCAGTCCGATGAACACGTAGTTGTTGAGCAGGAAGCTCGCCTCTCGGGAAACGATGGAGTTGAGCTTGTTGTGACTGCGCAGCAGGGGCAGGCGCCAGATCAGCAGCGCCGCAAAGCCGATGGCGAGCACGGCGACGTAGGCCAGGAAGAGCGTGCCGAACCAACCCGCGTTCGCGAAACTGTGCACCGATTGCACTACTCCACTGCGCGTGAGGAATGTGCCGAACACGCACAGTGAGTAGGTCAGGCCGATCAAGGCCACGTTCCAGATCTTCAGCATGCCCCGCTTTTCCTGGATGATCACCGAGTGCAGAAACGCGGTGGCCGCCAACCAGGGCATGAGCGAGGCGTTCTCGACCGGATCCCAGGCCCAGTAACCGCCCCAGCCCAGGACTTCGTAGGCCCAGCGCCCGCCGATCATCAAACCCATGCCCAGGAAGAACCAGGAAACCAGCGTCCAACGGCGCGTGGTTTCGAACCAGGTCGTGCCGAGTTGTCCCGTGATCATGGCCGCAGCCGCGAAACTGAAAGGCACGGAAAAGCCGATGAACCCGATGTACAGAACCGGCGGGTGGACCAGCATGGCCGCGTGCTGCAGGAGCGGATTCATGCCCGCACCGTTGGAGTAGGCCTTCGCCGCCGGCAGGGCTTCGAAGGGGTTGCTGCTGAATGTGACGATCGCGCCGAAGAACAGCAGATTCAGCATCATCGAGGCGATGACCCAGGGCATCAGCATGCGATTGCGCTGGCGGTTCTGCAGGACGACCAGAAAGCTGAACAGTGACAAGAGCCAGGCCCAGAGCAGCAGCGAACCGGCCTGACCACCCCAGAGCGCCAGCTTGAACAGGAGTGGTTGCTCTCGTGCCGAGGTCTTGGCGACGAAGGCCAGATCGAAGCGATCGGTCACCAGGGCGACCTCTACACCGAGCATCGCCAGACAGCACAATGCGAAGACCGCGTAGACCGCGCGTTCCGAACTGCGCAGCCACGCCTCGCGTTCCGGGTTGGCGCCGATCAGCGCAGCTACGAGGGCGTAGATGCAGAAGCCGAGCATCAAGTACAGCGAGTAGTTGCCGACTGCTACGAGCAACGGGTCTCCAGTGTTCTACCGTTTCCGGCCTCGAACCGCCTCCGACCATCGGCGATTTCGGCCGGGGAGATCAGGCTTCTGTACCCGGCTCCTGGTTTTCGTATTTGGAAGGACACTTCGCCATTACACGCTCGGCCAGGAAGGTGCCTCGTTCGAAGCGGCCCTCGATCACGACCTCGGCACCGTCGCGAAACAGATCCGGTACGTCGATCCCCAGGAATCGCACCGAAAGCAGGCCGGGGTTCTCGGCGTCCTTGATCGAGAAGTCGACGTGGCCCGCAGGCAGATCCGCCTGGATGGAACCGGCGACCACGAAGCCGTGCACGCGCGCTACGCCAGCGGAGCTTTCAGGAGCGCCATCACCCACGAAGTCGCCAACACTCGAGTAGTACGTGAAGGTTCCGTCTTCGCCGTCCATCTGGGTGAGTCCGATGGCTACCGCGGCAAATACCGTGACGGCGGCGATCGCGATCTGAACTCCCTTGCTCATGCTCAGTTCCTCAGGCTCTGCAATCTTCCACCCTGTTTGGCTGCTCATCTGAGAGCCGTGCGGTCAGCGATGCTGAGGCTAACTTGGGACCCCTGAAGCGTCAAACATCAGGGAATCGCTGAGGAACCAGGAGACAGACCCGTGAATGCCAAACTCGCGCACGATGCTGCGGACGCCTCCCAGTTCCCCTCCGACGGTCTGCCCGAGGTCGCCGTCATGGGCCGCTCCAATGTCGGAAAGTCCACGTTCATCAACGCCCTGATCGGGCGCAAGAACCTCGCGCGCACCAGCGCTCGACCCGGAAAGACCCGGCGCATCCACTTCTACAGGCTGGAGCAGCGCGCCTATCTGGTGGACCTGCCCGGCTACGGCTACGCCGCGGTCGGCAAGGAAGAGCGCCGGGCCTGGAAGCCGCTGGTGGAGTCCTACTTGCTCGGCTCGCGCGCTGCACTGCGCGGAGCGGTGCTCCTGGTCGACGCCCGACGCGGTCCCGAGATCGAAGAGCGAGAACTACTGGCCTGGCTGGAAATGCAGAACATTCCCGCCCGCCTCGTGATCACCAAGGCAGACAAACTCAAGCCCAGCCAGCTCCACGCGCGCACCACCGCGATCGCAAGCGAAGTCAATCTGAAGCCAGACGAAGTCGCCGCAGTCTCGGGCAAATCAGGAAAGGGTCTGAGCCTCGCAGGCAACTGGCTCACCGACTGGATAGACCTGGAATTCCTGAGAGCCGACGGAACAAAACTGCTCTAGAGGATCAGAAGCCATCCAACGACCCACCGATCCACCGACCCACCCCCGGGCGGGGCGTAGCCCCGCTTCCATCCACCAGAGTCCGAGATGGTGCGCGATCCCCGGGGCGGCGTGACGTTTCCCGAAGTGAGCGTCAAGAGCGACCCAACCTACCCCCCAAGCAACTCATCAACCCCCGCCCCAGCGAAGCGAACGAAGGAAACGTCACGCCGCCCCGGGAACGTTCGAAGCTCTCCCTCAACTACCGAAACAGATCGAGCGCCGGATCCCGCATTAGATCGGCCAGGCTTCCGTCGCCGTGGGGCGAGAGGCCCGTGATCCAGACGCACGGCGTGCCCGCGTCCTTTTCCATCAGCAGGCCGGCCGCAGCCGTCAGTTGATCTGCGGTCGCCAGGGCGGTCACCTGCATCTCACGGCCTTCCCGGTCGCGTTCGCCACGGTAGTCGCGCACCGGTTCCAGGCCGGCTACGCCGATGGTCACGTCGACCTGACCCTCGCGCCAGGGGCGTCCGAAGGTGTCGGAGATGAGTACGGCTCGCTGCGGGCCCAGGGCCGCCAGGATCGCTCGCGCGGAGGCGTCGGGGTCCAGTGGAAGCAGGATTGCGCAGCCTTCGGG
Protein-coding regions in this window:
- a CDS encoding ATP phosphoribosyltransferase; this translates as MALGSKRSKEDKQILRLGLPKGSLQDNTAALFERAGYRLSFPERSLFPTVDDDEMECVLIRAQEMARYVEEGVLDAGITGHDWIVENRAKVTQLADLKYSKQSFRPTRWVLAVPEDSKIKKVSDLQDKRIATEAVGLVKTWLKKHGVKAKVEFSWGATEVKPPLLADAIVDVTETGSSLRANKLRIVDTLMESTPRLIANKDAYKDPWKQRKLDRLALMLNGAINAAGKVGLMLNAPSTHLPKVLDLLPALASPTISPLADGKMVAVNTIIEEALARDLMADLFEAGATGIVEFPVNKILL
- a CDS encoding Hsp70 family protein, with translation MSRIGLGIDFGTSNSSVALFDGRNTEYLRVDEGDLPEVMPSALYLNSALEAEVGSNAISAYMRENAGRVVNLTQENVGNIEVTVSGGDNIQGPKEEGGAITDSYDVHAYTDRDMPGRLFRSVKRWLGDASLERVRVFDSRYRIVALLTPMLTSLREAADEGRAERPANIWVGRPVHYEGRSQEADEVAVERMLEACGYAGLADVTLYPEPLAAVRSYLHRVPARTGETVLTFDFGGGTLDLTVVRVSDSGFDILATHGIGLGGDAIDRLIYRTRVFPELGEGALIPTPVDDQFKELAFPFREFGERLLNWPLAYELNRPDLREQILQAAKSRGDVGRRFARLYDLVTLNHAYRVFQAIERAKVELSSCDRTTLSIPEIDLELELRRDAFTRLLEPVLAEIAHTIETVLEQAGVEPKAIGVVVRTGGSARIPAVIDQLTQIFPGKVVEHDAFTGIAAGLAISSYESGA
- the ccsA gene encoding cytochrome c biogenesis protein CcsA; the protein is MTGALYALFTLTLLAIVAWLIRLALGEAERSDATRMVGFLALFAGAAWLAMAGFYAPLEKVQGLPQKIFYAHVPCWPPAYLGFALTAVGGIGYLVSRKEQWDHFALAAAEVGIVFCTLGLITGPIWAKPIWGHWWVWDLRLTSALVLWFVYVAYLFLRGLTFGSDTARTFTSIYGILGTAAIPFVYFAVDIAKGSTLHPSNPARAGLPAEMSQTLAVGMLAYVLCFGYLAARRLEIARLDERLLLRDLQGGA
- the ccmA gene encoding heme ABC exporter ATP-binding protein CcmA, whose product is MSEISVRVEALDKRYERIAALSGVSFELSRGSIALVAGPNGAGKSTLLRVLGMLTRPSSGQVEILGGDPFASGGSSIRGQVGYLGAQSGLYGDLSIEENLQFGAQLHGLQSERVRKVVSDLGLVGWTQRKVRTLSLGYQRRAGLARTLLCEPELLLLDEPWNGLDAAASRKLVQVLDARREAGATTLVAAHAVTELSDLFDVRLSIEAGRLTSFETGLLET
- a CDS encoding heme lyase CcmF/NrfE family subunit — translated: MLVAVGNYSLYLMLGFCIYALVAALIGANPEREAWLRSSERAVYAVFALCCLAMLGVEVALVTDRFDLAFVAKTSAREQPLLFKLALWGGQAGSLLLWAWLLSLFSFLVVLQNRQRNRMLMPWVIASMMLNLLFFGAIVTFSSNPFEALPAAKAYSNGAGMNPLLQHAAMLVHPPVLYIGFIGFSVPFSFAAAAMITGQLGTTWFETTRRWTLVSWFFLGMGLMIGGRWAYEVLGWGGYWAWDPVENASLMPWLAATAFLHSVIIQEKRGMLKIWNVALIGLTYSLCVFGTFLTRSGVVQSVHSFANAGWFGTLFLAYVAVLAIGFAALLIWRLPLLRSHNKLNSIVSREASFLLNNYVFIGLLAIVFFGTLYPVFSESLTGVRTQIGPPFFQRYSGPLAIFMLFLTGVGPLIAWRRATWINLRKSFLWPAVITLATVVGTLAVGVREFYPVSFLALCAWVIATIVEEYQRGIRARRRRGENSLQAALGLIRRNQRRYGGYIVHLAIVLMFIGFAGASFNSEETRLLKPGETWEVSGYSLEYRQVRPVRHAHYAGAVARLALKDQGKPVGVLLPEKRMYFQQEQPTTIPAIASNLREDFYVILAGLQPDQSIAVKVYINPLVNWIWIGGFVLVFGNTILLWPFKRRGSGAGART
- a CDS encoding cytochrome c maturation protein CcmE, with the translated sequence MSKGVQIAIAAVTVFAAVAIGLTQMDGEDGTFTYYSSVGDFVGDGAPESSAGVARVHGFVVAGSIQADLPAGHVDFSIKDAENPGLLSVRFLGIDVPDLFRDGAEVVIEGRFERGTFLAERVMAKCPSKYENQEPGTEA
- a CDS encoding YihA family ribosome biogenesis GTP-binding protein: MNAKLAHDAADASQFPSDGLPEVAVMGRSNVGKSTFINALIGRKNLARTSARPGKTRRIHFYRLEQRAYLVDLPGYGYAAVGKEERRAWKPLVESYLLGSRAALRGAVLLVDARRGPEIEERELLAWLEMQNIPARLVITKADKLKPSQLHARTTAIASEVNLKPDEVAAVSGKSGKGLSLAGNWLTDWIDLEFLRADGTKLL
- the cofE gene encoding coenzyme F420-0:L-glutamate ligase encodes the protein MRLELVALQGLPEIRAHDDLPRMLAELVPEGPGVLVVAQKIVSKAEDRVIPLERVKPSAEAIELAKQVDKDPRLVELTLGESRRVVRAAPGVLITETHHGLVCANAGIDQSNAPEGCAILLPLDPDASARAILAALGPQRAVLISDTFGRPWREGQVDVTIGVAGLEPVRDYRGERDREGREMQVTALATADQLTAAAGLLMEKDAGTPCVWITGLSPHGDGSLADLMRDPALDLFR